The following coding sequences are from one Macaca nemestrina isolate mMacNem1 chromosome 1, mMacNem.hap1, whole genome shotgun sequence window:
- the LOC105495146 gene encoding transcription factor Jun, with protein sequence MTAKMETTFYDDALNASFLPSESGAYGYSNPKILKQSMTLNLADPVGSLKPHLRAKNSDLLTSPDVGLLKLASPELERLIIQSSNGHITTTPTPTQFLCPKNVTDEQEGFAEGFVRALAELHSQNTLPSVTSAAQPVSGAGMVAPAVASVAGGSGSGGFSASLHSEPPVYANLSNFNPGALSSGGGAPSYGAAGLAFPAQPQQQQPPPQPPHHLPQQMPVQHPRLQALKEEPQTVPEMPGETPPLSPIDMESQERIKAERKRMRNRIAASKCRKRKLERIARLEEKVKTLKAQNSELASTANMLREQVAQLKQKVMNHVNSGCQLMLTQQLQTF encoded by the coding sequence ATGACTGCAAAGATGGAAACGACCTTCTATGATGATGCCCTCAACGCCTCGTTCCTCCCGTCCGAGAGCGGAGCTTATGGCTACAGTAACCCCAAGATCCTGAAACAGAGCATGACCCTGAACCTGGCCGACCCAGTGGGGAGCCTGAAGCCGCACCTCCGCGCCAAGAACTCGGACCTCCTCACCTCGCCCGACGTGGGGCTGCTCAAGCTGGCGTCGCCCGAGCTGGAGCGCCTGATAATCCAGTCCAGCAACGGGCACATCACCACCACGCCGACCCCCACCCAGTTCCTGTGCCCCAAGAACGTGACAGACGAGCAGGAGGGCTTCGCCGAGGGCTTCGTGCGCGCCCTGGCCGAACTGCACAGCCAGAACACGCTGCCCAGCGTCACGTCAGCGGCGCAGCCGGTCAGCGGGGCGGGCATGGTAGCTCCAGCGGTAGCCTCGGTGGCAGGGGGCAGCGGCAGCGGAGGCTTCAGCGCCAGCCTGCACAGCGAGCCGCCCGTCTACGCCAACCTCAGCAACTTCAACCCAGGCGCGCTGAGCAGCGGCGGCGGGGCGCCCTCCTACGGCGCGGCCGGCCTGGCCTTTCCCGCGCAaccccagcagcagcagccgccgCCGCAGCCGCCGCACCACCTGCCCCAGCAGATGCCCGTGCAGCACCCGCGGCTGCAAGCCCTGAAGGAGGAGCCTCAGACAGTGCCCGAGATGCCTGGCGAGACGCCGCCCCTGTCCCCCATTGACATGGAGTCCCAGGAGCGGATCAAGGCGGAGAGGAAGCGTATGAGGAACCGCATTGCTGCCTCCAAGTGCCGAAAAAGGAAGCTGGAGAGAATCGCCCGGCTGGAGGAAAAAGTGAAAACCTTGAAAGCTCAGAACTCGGAGCTGGCGTCCACGGCCAACATGCTCAGGGAACAGGTGGCACAGCTTAAACAGAAAGTCATGAACCACGTTAACAGTGGGTGCCAACTCATGCTAACGCAGCAGTTGCAAACATTTTGA